The genomic DNA ACTTTAAGATCAAGATTTTTTATCACAGGCTTGTCTTTTTCATATGACTTGCTGACATTTTCAAATTCTATTACTGTCATTTTATCAGCCCCTTTTCTTCAAGAAATTTTCTTGCCACATCCTGAGGATTTTTATTCTCTACTTCTACCTGATAATTCAGATTTGTCATAGTTTCATCATCTAACATTCCGTTTAGCTTTTCTATCAAAGGTTTTATTTCGGGATATTTTTTCAGCGTTTCCTTTTTTATTACGAATCCTGCATTATATGAAGGAAAATAATCTTTATCATCCTGTAATGTTACAAGATCATATTTTTTTATCAGACTGTCTGTAGAAAATGAATTTATCACATCTACCTCTTTTCCCTCCATAGCCTTATATTTTAGATTTATATCCAGTTCAACCAGCTTTTTGAAATCAAAACCGTACACCTTTTTCAGTCCCGGATATCCATCCTCTCTCTCGAAAAAATCAAACTCCGCCCCAAATCTGTATTGATTACTTGCCTTTGCCAGATCTGAAAAAGTTTTTATGTTATTTTTCTCTGCTTCCTCTCTTTTCATAGAAAGTGTAAAAGTATTATTAAAGCCCAGAAGACCAAGCCACTCAAAATTGAACTTATCTTCATATTCCTTTTTCAGCTGTGCATACATTTCATCCTTTGGAAGGGCCTTTTCATGCTTTAGCACGAACAGCCAGGAAGTTCCCGTATATTCAGGATACATATCCACTTCTCCCTTTACCATTGCAGGATGAATATTTGATGTTCCGCCGCCTATACTGAATTTCTTCTCTACATGTATTTTAGTGTTTTTCTCTATAAGCAGGCTTGCCATCTCACCGAGTATAAGCTGTTCTGCACTTGGCTTCGTTGCTATAGTTATTATTTTTCCGTCTGCTCCTCCCGGTTTCGGTCCGTAAACTTTTGAAAATATTGTAAAAACTAATATTGCCGCTGCTGCTGTTCCCAGTATCAATGCAGTTCTTTTTGTCTGTCCTGCTTTTAGTTCACGATATCCGTTTACTTTTCTAAATGCTTTTTTCTCTACTACATTCAAAAAATAATCCAGAACAATTGCCAGTATTGCTATAAGCAAACTTCCAATTACTATCAAAACTGAATTATTAGTATTGATCCCGCGGTATATTGCCTGTCCCAAGCCGCCGGCACCGATAAATGATGCTATACCTGCAAGTGATATTGTCATAATAACTACTGTTCTGATACCTGAGATAATAATAGGCATTGCAAGAGGAAGGCGGATATTTTTAAAAGTCTGGAATTCAGTAGCTCCCATTCCTTCTGAAATTTCTATTATTTTTTTATCTGTACTTTCCAGTCCTGTATAAGTATTTCTTATTACCGGAAGCAGTCCGTATATTATAAGTGTGACAGATGCATTCCAAAAGCCTATCCCCACAAGTGGTATAAGCAGTCCCAGCACTGCAATTGACGGTATTGTATAAATTCCGTTTGTAATTCCCAGTATCAGACTGCGAATTTTTTTATTATAAAAAATATATATTCCTATTGTGATTCCTAAAATTACTGCAATAACTATTGAAAATACTGATATTTTCAGATGCTGTATAAGTAAATTTATATAATAGGGTCCGTTTTCTGTGATTTCCTTAAAAATACTTGCCATATATTCCTTAAGTTCTCCCATGTGTAACCCCTCTTTCTCTAGTTTTGTATTAATTATAGTTTACCATACAAATTTTGTCAAGTTTAACTTTTAACTTTTTTATAAATTTAATATTACTTTTTCTATAAAAAATATTTTCTGTTTTCTATTTTTTATTAACCAAAATTTTTTTATCTATAAAATAAAATATATATTAAATAAAATTATATTTGTATGAACAATATCGTTAATTTATTTAAATTACTATTTATTTTTATCTACAAATATAATACTTCTATTACAAATTACTTCTTTTTAATGATAAAATAAGTTATATTTTTTATCTTTTTTTAATATAATAAAAATATGAATACAGTAATATATAGGAGGTCAAATGAAAATAGTTAACAGATCTGACTGGAAAGATACTTATGATACACTCCATCATCTTGTTCAGATGATGGGTAAAGTAAAACTGGCATCCACACCTGTACAGCCCGAATGGGCAAATGTTCCTCTTGAGGTTTATCCTCACGGCTTTAAAACGGGACTTCTTTATAAAAACGGTGTTAATTTTGAAATCCTTCTGGATTTTTATCAATCCGAAGTGAGTATTTATGATAACCGCGGAAATTCAAAATTTTTTGTATTAAAGGATAAAACTTCTGTTTCTGGTATATATGCAGAATTTATGGAACTGCTGGACTTTCTCCGGCTTGAAATTCCTATTAATACAATCCCTCAGGAAATGAATACCAAAGTACGCTTTGAAGATAATACAAAGGAAATAACATATGATCATGAATCTGCTAAAAATGCCTTTGAAATGATCTTATTCGCATACCATGAACTTAATGTTTTTATTTCCCCTTTTCGTTCAAAAAAAGTAATGCCTAAGTTTTACTGGGGAACCTTTGATCTCGGCACTACTATATTTTCCGGCATTCCTGCTCCGTATGAAACTACGGATATTATTGCCAGAATAGGATTTGACGAACAGATGATAGAATTCGGTTACGCCTTTGATGATACCATTGACGGTTTTCCTTATTTCTATATACTGATTTATCCGATAAAAGCTTCCGAATATGAAGATGCAAAGCCTGAAGGATCCGGATATTTTTCAAAAGAAAAATCAGAATTTTTTCTTCCGTTAAAACCGGTTTTTGAAAGTGAAAATCCTTCTGAAGAGATACAGAAATTTCTCTCGTCATCATTCAAAATTATATGTCATAATGAAAAGTGGCCTAATCTTGACTGGCATACTCAAGAGATTAAATAATAAAATATTTATATACTAAATATCAAAAGATGATCACTGTAATAAAGAGATCATCTTTTTTAGTTTTATAACTTATATAATGCTTTAAAATTTATAACTAATAAGTTTATTATATTTTTTATCCTCAGAAAGTGCTAAAAAACTGCCCTGCCTTAATTTTTTATGACTTCATATAATGACAATAAATTTCCAATATTTAAGATAGTCGTCTCAACCCCGCAGCTCTCTGCTGCTTTTAATGCTGACATCTTTTTCCTGAATTCCTGCTTTTCATTTTTCAATGATTGATATTTTTTTCCGCTGCTGGTTTTGGCTGTAAAGCTCAACTCCCTGATATTAATATTCTGAAAGATTTTTTTATAAGGAAAGAACTCATCAGACAAAACTATAAGTTTGTGAGTTTTACACAATGCTGCAATTACCACTGCAAGCATATCATCATCTTCAAACAGCAGTTCTTTCGTCCTTGGTTCAATACAGCCGGCAATGCTGTTTGTATTTACTATCGGAATGATTCCCATTTCAAGCAGGGTATTTATAGTATCTGAAAGGTTTTTCTTTTTTTCTGCGGATTTTATATCTTCTGCATTTAGAAGAATCTGTGCTATTACTTTATTATAATCATTAAAAAAACTGTCATATAGATCAAGCATACTGCACTGCCCCACTACTGCCGCCATTTGCTTCTGTCTTATATTTTCAGGCCTTGTTTTCATACTCAGTGTATCCATACCTGCGGTAAGTGCACCGGAAGGTATAAGAATAAGCTCATAGCCCATATTTTGAATATCTGCCAATATTGAAACAAGCTCCTCAAAAAAAACTGAACC from Sebaldella termitidis ATCC 33386 includes the following:
- a CDS encoding glycine betaine ABC transporter substrate-binding protein; this translates as MGELKEYMASIFKEITENGPYYINLLIQHLKISVFSIVIAVILGITIGIYIFYNKKIRSLILGITNGIYTIPSIAVLGLLIPLVGIGFWNASVTLIIYGLLPVIRNTYTGLESTDKKIIEISEGMGATEFQTFKNIRLPLAMPIIISGIRTVVIMTISLAGIASFIGAGGLGQAIYRGINTNNSVLIVIGSLLIAILAIVLDYFLNVVEKKAFRKVNGYRELKAGQTKRTALILGTAAAAILVFTIFSKVYGPKPGGADGKIITIATKPSAEQLILGEMASLLIEKNTKIHVEKKFSIGGGTSNIHPAMVKGEVDMYPEYTGTSWLFVLKHEKALPKDEMYAQLKKEYEDKFNFEWLGLLGFNNTFTLSMKREEAEKNNIKTFSDLAKASNQYRFGAEFDFFEREDGYPGLKKVYGFDFKKLVELDINLKYKAMEGKEVDVINSFSTDSLIKKYDLVTLQDDKDYFPSYNAGFVIKKETLKKYPEIKPLIEKLNGMLDDETMTNLNYQVEVENKNPQDVARKFLEEKGLIK
- a CDS encoding glutamate 5-kinase, translating into MKQYKNRMVIKIEGTSFIGKQKNGSVFFEELVSILADIQNMGYELILIPSGALTAGMDTLSMKTRPENIRQKQMAAVVGQCSMLDLYDSFFNDYNKVIAQILLNAEDIKSAEKKKNLSDTINTLLEMGIIPIVNTNSIAGCIEPRTKELLFEDDDMLAVVIAALCKTHKLIVLSDEFFPYKKIFQNINIRELSFTAKTSSGKKYQSLKNEKQEFRKKMSALKAAESCGVETTILNIGNLLSLYEVIKN
- a CDS encoding DUF5996 family protein, which produces MKIVNRSDWKDTYDTLHHLVQMMGKVKLASTPVQPEWANVPLEVYPHGFKTGLLYKNGVNFEILLDFYQSEVSIYDNRGNSKFFVLKDKTSVSGIYAEFMELLDFLRLEIPINTIPQEMNTKVRFEDNTKEITYDHESAKNAFEMILFAYHELNVFISPFRSKKVMPKFYWGTFDLGTTIFSGIPAPYETTDIIARIGFDEQMIEFGYAFDDTIDGFPYFYILIYPIKASEYEDAKPEGSGYFSKEKSEFFLPLKPVFESENPSEEIQKFLSSSFKIICHNEKWPNLDWHTQEIK